The following coding sequences are from one Lolium rigidum isolate FL_2022 chromosome 6, APGP_CSIRO_Lrig_0.1, whole genome shotgun sequence window:
- the LOC124668073 gene encoding probable rRNA-processing protein EBP2 homolog yields MVPRRHAKMVELESDEEPLVHEEAMLEDDDTDDEYVESEDDSEEEELQAEPSKKAIYNKERLLEKLEDIAWPENVDWMHKLAIDHDQGEKVDVNDDLTRELAFYTQALDGTRQAFEKLQSKKVRFLRPADYYAEMVKTDSHMHKIKGKLLFEKKQIEEAEERKKARELKKRSKEVQAEKLKERAKEKKENIESVKKWRKQRQQGGFSKGKEDGPNINFEVEEGLKQHKKQRPGVAPGDRSGGKRGKQGKNSRSKDSKFGHGGRKGMRKQNTAETTNDFRGFNNQKGEPGNKKRKMF; encoded by the coding sequence CGAAGATGGTGGAACTTGAAAGTGACGAAGAACccttggttcatgaagaggccatGCTGGAAGATGATGAtactgatgatgaatatgtagaaTCAGAAGATGATTCAGAGGAAGAAGAGTTGCAGGCTGAACCTTCAAAGAAAGCCATATACAACAAGGAGCGGCTCCTTGAGAAACTTGAGGACATAGCCTGGCCGGAGAATGTGGACTGGATGCACAAGCTTGCCATTGATCATGACCAGGGGGAAAAGGTTGATGTGAATGATGACCTTACCCGTGAGCTTGCTTTCTACACACAGGCTCTGGATGGCACGAGGCAGGCCTTTGAGAAGTTGCAGTCTAAGAAGGTCCGTTTCCTCAGGCCGGCAGATTACTATGCAGAGATGGTCAAGACTGACTCTCACATGCACAAGATCAAAGGAAAGCTCTTATTTGAGAAGAAGCAGATTGAGGAGGCTGAGGAGAGGAAGAAGGCGAGAGAGTTGAAGAAGAGGTCAAAGGAGGTGCAGGCAGAGAAGCTTAAGGAGAGGgccaaggagaagaaggagaacatCGAGTCAGTGAAGAAATGGAGGAAGCAGAGGCAACAGGGGGGATTTTCTAAGGGGAAGGAGGATGGGCCAAATATTAACTTTGAAGTCGAAGAAGGACTCAAGCAACATAAGAAGCAGAGGCCTGGTGTTGCTCCTGGTGATAGGTCTGGTGGAAAGCGAGGTAAACAAGGGAAGAACAGTAGGTCAAAAGATTCCAAGTTTGGGCATGGTGGTCGTAAAGGGATGAGGAAGCAAAACACTGCTGAGACGACGAATGACTTCAGAGGATTCAACAaccagaagggcgagccaggaAACAAGAAGAGGAAAATGTTTTGA
- the LOC124663049 gene encoding uncharacterized protein LOC124663049 has translation MAAARVRWRFLALPLALLLAIGSSRGLDPAPKPPVPKAISDLRDAIVKGLGLQSEELKVSGFDVRDALVGQAVAYEFDMEVGRKAVPVRLLEDVSRWDFVDLPIFRSQADADDTAALAEIGRGARGTFEPTLPPFQLAGPMELWIQDGDDVRLALPHDVEAGTLKKVVLADGAVVTVKGARAVSLRLPLELPLPLNRTTYKGRLSSLLSIAQALRGAARSNQKPLLSLRIEGPTSLTSTPSMSPNDKLKLKRLAPGQVELSSRAIPAATDDEDEPHNTGMWPLLSLNASDGSLQGLEDLLASFLAKKAGEKGTFKLLNARAAAQTYVKMGFTVEKSVADGEVDWSNLPEWKTKPKKLRVHYEVLARVERGQAIPERIAQVPPFHAEEAMSESMLTGNVSRSKMEAVNPPPVYFSL, from the exons atgGCCGCCGCTCGAGTCCGATGGCGATTCCTCGCTCTGCCCCTGGCGCTGCTCCTCGCGATCGGCTCGTCGCGCGGCCTCGACCCCGCGCCCAAGCCCCCGGTCCCCAAGGCCATCTCC GACCTGAGGGACGCGATCGTGAAGGGGCTGGGGCTCCAGTCGGAGGAGCTCAAGGTGTCCGGGTTCGACGTCAGGGACGCGCTGGTGGGGCAGGCGGTGGCGTACGAGTTCGACATGGAGGTCGGGAGGAAGGCCGTGCCCGTGCGCCTGCTCGAGGACGTCAGCCGGTGGGACTTCGTCGACCTGCCCATCTTCCGCTCCCAGGCCGACGCCGACGACACGGCGGCGCTCGCCGAGATCGGACGCGGCGCCAGAGGGACCTTCGAGCCGACGCTCCCGCCCTTCCAGCTCGCCGGGCCCATGGAGCTCTGGATCCAGGACGGCGACGATGTCAGGCTCGCCTTGCCG CATGACGTGGAGGCTGGAACTCTGAAGAAAGTTGTTCTTGCTGATGGTGCAGTCGTAACAGTGAAAGGTGCTAGGGCAGTGAGCCTCCGTTTGCCCCTTGAACTGCCACTTCCTCTCAACCGTACCACTTACAAGGGTCGTCTGTCGAGCTTGCTTTCCATCGCTCAAGCTCTACGTGGTGCAGCTCGGTCTAATCAGAAACCCCTGCTCTCCCTGCGAATTGAGGGTCCAACCTCCTTAACCTCAACTCCTTCTATGTCTCCCAATGACAAGCTGAAGCTCAAAAGGTTGGCCCCAGGTCAAGTGGAGCTCTCCTCGCGTGCAATCCCTGCTGCAACCGATGACGAGGATGAACCACATAACACTGGAATGTGGCCTCTCTTGTCATTGAATGCATCAGATGGCAGCCTGCAGGGGCTTGAGGATCTGTTGGCGTCATTTCTCGCAAAGAAGGCGGGTGAGAAGGGCACGTTCAAGTTGTTGAATGCACGGGCGGCGGCACAAACATATGTCAAAATGGGCTTCACGGTAGAGAAGAGTGTAGCTGATGGGGAGGTAGACTGGTCTAATTTGCCCGAGTGGAAAACAAAGCCCAAGAAGCTGAGGGTGCATTATGAAGTTCTTGCCCGTGTGGAGCGTGGCCAGGCTATTCCTGAAAGGATTGCCCAGGTGCCGCCTTTCCATGCCGAGGAGGCCATGTCTGAGAGCATGCTCACCGGGAATGTGTCGAGATCGAAGATGGAGGCAGTCAATCCGCCACCTGTTTATTTCAGTCTGTGA